A stretch of DNA from Halolamina litorea:
GACCGCCTCGGCGTCCTGCCGGCCGATGACCTCCGCGAGCTTCTCGAACTCGATCCGGTCGTCAAGGTAGAGTTCGACGACCGCCTCCCGGAAGCTCTCGTCGGACTCCTTCTCCGCGAGGTACTGACGGAGTGCCTCGATGAGCACCTCCGTCCGGTTCTTGTGGGTGACCTCAGCGGCGACGTCCGCCTGCGTGATCAGCTCCTCGGGGAGTCTGAAGTTCACGCGCTTCGTGCTCATGTCGTGTGTACATTGTCTGTACACCCGTATAGATGTGTCGCCGGCGCCAACTGCCTCGTCGCCCTACCCCTCCGACAGCTCCGCGGCGAGCAACCGGGCAACCCCCCGCCGAATCCGCTGGGAGATCGCCGTGTCGGACACGTCGAACTCCGTGGCGAGGTCCTGGAGCGTCGTCGACCGCGGGACCGAGAAGTAGCCGCGTTCGAGCGCAGTCGTCAGTGTCTCGCGCTGTACGTCGGTCAGCACCGTATCGTGGCCCCCCTCGGCCGACCACGAAGTCGCATGGATCCGGTCGACGGTGAGGTCGACACCGTCCTCACTGCACTCCCGGTAGCAGGTCGCCAGACAGTCACGGGTCGGGAACCGGAGCGAGAACTGCCAGCCCTCCGGGCCGCCGACGCCCCGGAGGCAGGTAGCGCCGGCCCCCGAGAGCGCGTCGAGCAGGGGGTGACTATCGTGCCAGTCGATGCCGGCCAGCAGCCCGTCCCGGCCCTCGGCGAGCGCCCGGCTCTCGACCACGTCGGGGTCGGCCCTGAGCCGCCGGAGCCCCTCGTCGGTATCGACGCCGGTGACCCAGAGGTACGGCATCACCCGCCCGTTCAGCGGGACGACCCGCTCGAGCTCCACCCGGATCGGCGGCGACCCGCGTAGAGTGTCTGCCAGGCGAAACTGTTCGACCCCCACGGAGATCGTCGCACACGGGCACATGGGTGAACATCGTGGGGGCCCCGGTTAGTTTGGCGGCGATTTCTGGAGGACAGGCACGTCGTACTCGCCGACGTATAGTCCGGTTTACAGTCGATGGTGAACCGTCATACGCGATATCGACGAATGGGTCACTGCAGGTCGGGGTGTTCATCGGCCGTCGAGCGATGGCCGACGCACCTATCGACTGCAGACGGTGACCACAATGGTACGAAACTTCAACGATAGCGACCAAGGGAAACGTGTAGTAACCGCAGACGGCGACGAGGTGGGAATGGTGAGCCGTGCGGAGGGAACGCGCCTCCACATCACCCCATCCGAGAACCTCTCACGGAGCGTCCGGCGGCGCCTCGGCTGGTCCGAGGACGACGAGGACGTAGTACTCCGGAAGTCGAAAGTGGACTCCATCGCCGGCGACGAGATCCACCTGAAGAAGAACCTCTAGATCGGATGCGGTGGGGTAGGATCGGTTCGGATTCTCCCCGTTAGCGTGATTGTTGGCCCAGCACGTTACCTGGTGCCCCTGCCTGAATACGGACGGCGTCCTCCTCCACAGCAGTCACCGCCGACTCGTCGAGTCGGAAAGATCCCATTCGCTCCCAGCAACTGTTGAGCAGCGAGCCGTAGCCAGCGATCAACTCCGCACGGGGGCGGACGAACACGCCGTCGGCCTCGGTCCGGTCGATATGCCCGACGACCTCGCCGTCGGTGGTGACGACACGTTTGCCCTCGTCGGCCCGCGTGAGCGCCGGAGCGGCCGAGTCGCCGCCACGGCCGCCGCCGTCGACCCGCGGTGTGCCACTCGACGACATACCGTACAGTCTCTCGTCGGTGCCCGTAGTTCGGGAGCTTCATGACCGAAGCCGTACTTCCGGCCGGGGATGGGTCGGCCCCTAATCGCCGCCGCTCGACCTCGACCCGCCCCTCGACAGGCGTCGCAGTTCCGCCGCGACGGGGTCGAGGTGCTCCATCCCGAGGACGGCGACGACCGTGCCGTCGGCCCGGGACCGGTGGACGAGCGCCGCGATCGCATCGTCACGGGCACCGTCGATGAGGCGGGTCGATTCGGGGGGGTGGATCGCGCCGAACAGCGCGGCCCGCTGGGAGAGGTAGGACCGTTCGTGGTCGGCCTGTTCCTTCTCGGAGTCGAGTAGCGAGCAGTCGTGTTCGATCGGCTCGTACACCCGGAGTCGGGCCGGGGTCCTGTCGGCGACGACGCTGGCGATACGGGTCGAGACTGCGTGAGCGGCCATCGAACCGAAGTCCTTGACGAGACGGCCCACCACGTCTCGGGGCGGCTGTTCCCGGCGAATAGTTTCGACCAGCCGCGAGAGGTACGTCAACGTCGGGGCGTCGACGCCGACCGTCGGGGCGTCGCTGGCCTGGATCGCCGCGCTCATCTCCCCACCCAAGCGCGGGGGACGGTGGCTGTCGCGCGCGTAGCCACGGAACAGCGGCATCGCCAGCGGCGGGAGTTCGAGGGCGAGCGTGTCGGGGGTGAACCACTCCAACAGCGTGGTCACACGGGCGATGCTGGCGGGGTGGTCGTGGACGACGCCGATCAGCAACACCGGCCGTCTGCCGTCGGTGGCGGGAAGGCATCGCCAGTACTGCTCGTCGAGTCGCGGGTCGTCGGACGCGGCGATCTCGCCGACGACGCGGGCACAGTCGAACATGAGGCTCGCCCGCCACGTGGTGACGCCGTCCCGTCGCGGGGGTCGCCGCCCGGGAGTCGCACGCTCGGGTCTACCAGACCCCAGTCGGGTTCGGGCTATAGCCGCCCGGCTTCGACAGTGAAGGCGTTTAGGACCGGCCTGTGTCGGTCGGCCGACGACGGCCGTCGCCGCCCCGGCGAGGTAGGTTGTGTTCGAGTGACACACCCTGGGAAAGTAGGTCGCTGTTTCACGAAACACACATCGGGCGATACAGCCGATATCACGGGTTAGAAGCGCCGAAAGACCTGAATCCAGATTAACTATCGCGCGAGTTTTTCCGGTCCCGGCGAGTGGTCGCTCCTGTCCGGATCCCCGGACGTGACCACCAATGAGCACTGACCGACGACGAAAGGCGGGACGAAGCGAGCGGCGATCACGCGAGAGCGAGCGAAGCGAACGGCGGCAGCGACAGCAGGCGGCGCGGCGCGAACGGCGGGCGAACCGGCGTCGCGCCCAGCGTGCGGCCGAGGCGCAGTCGACGAACAACCCGGGCAACCCGGGCGTACAGACACCCGAACAGCAGATTCCGACCCAACAGGAGATGACCGGACAACCCACCCAGCAGCCAGTGATCGAACAGCAGCCGATACCGAGCCAGCAGCCCGTGACCCAGCAGCAGCCCATCGCGGGTCAGCAGCAACCAATGCCGAGTCAGCAGCCCGTGGCCCAGCAGCAGCCCATCGCGGGTCAGCAGCAGCAGCCGGTCCCGAGCCAGCAGTCGACGATCCAGCAGCCGGTCACGGAACAGCAGCCGATGACCGAACAGCAGCCAGTCACTGGCGAGCAGTGGTCGGTCCAGCAGCCGACGACGCCTCCGGCCGCGACGACGGCGGCGGGACAGCCGAGCCAGCAGCCGTACGGCGGCGCGTTCGCCGCGGGGATTCCCCAGGCCACGCCCGTACAGTCCCAACTCGGCGCCGCCCCGCAGGCGGGCGCCAGCCAGTTGGCGAGCCAGCCCAGCGAACTCTATCCGGAGGCGTTCGCGGACCACCTCACCGACGAGGCCCGCGAGTGCCTCGACGACTGTATCGACGTGAGTCAGGTGGCGGCGTGGAGCGCCGACCGCTGTCTGGAGCAGGGCCCGCAGTACGCCCAGTGTGCGCGGCTCTGTAACGACGTGTCCCACCTCGGCTCCGTCGCCGCCCAGTTCATGTCGAAGGACGCCATCACCCTCCCGACGGTGCTCGAAGCCTACATCGACACCGCCGAAGCCGCCGTGGACGAACTCTCGAAGTTCGACACGACCCACACCAACGAGGCCGAGATGGTGATCCAGCGCTCGCTGGACTCCAGCTACGAGGCTCTCGACAACTTCTAACCCGGCCCGGGTTCCGACCCGATCCCTCGGCTCACTCGCCGAGTGAAACAGCCGATAAGGCCACCCTTCAGGGCCGTAGCACCCGATTTACGCGTTAACGGTCGCTCGGGTTTATGGTGGCTCCCGCGCACTGGCGGGGTGATGGCCCCAGACGACTCAGACATCGACGCAACCCCCGGCGACGGGAGCACGGAGACACCGGCCGACAGTGAGGACGACACCTGGACCGACCCCCAGACGGTCGATAGCCCGCTTCGGGACCTGCCTGAACGCCTCTCCTCGACCGTGTCGGCCCGGCGGTCATACGGTCTGGAGCGCGTGACCACCGGCGACTCGGGCGCGCTGCTCTCCCCGCGAGAGCGACAGTACGTCAAACACGCCGAGCGACTCGATCCCCCGGAGCAGACCGCCGTCGAGGAGGTCGTCGCCGACCGCGTCGGCGAGTTCATGGACGTGGACTGGCCAGTAATCCAGGAGGCCTACCCCGACGTGGCCGCGGCGGTCCGCGAGGACATCTGCCCGGACGAGTCCTGAGAACGGCCGAGGACGCCGGGTATCGGCACCCGAGCGTCAGCGTCAGTTCAGCGTCCAAAAGGCGTAGTTGAGGTACGTCGCGAACGAGACCCAGAGCAGGTACGGGATCAGGAGCGCGCCGGCCCGGCGGTCGACGCGGGCGAACGTCACGATAGTCGCCACGATCAGTACCCACAGCACCGCGATGACGACGAGGCC
This window harbors:
- a CDS encoding helix-turn-helix domain-containing protein; this translates as MELERVVPLNGRVMPYLWVTGVDTDEGLRRLRADPDVVESRALAEGRDGLLAGIDWHDSHPLLDALSGAGATCLRGVGGPEGWQFSLRFPTRDCLATCYRECSEDGVDLTVDRIHATSWSAEGGHDTVLTDVQRETLTTALERGYFSVPRSTTLQDLATEFDVSDTAISQRIRRGVARLLAAELSEG
- a CDS encoding ribbon-helix-helix protein, CopG family, encoding MSTKRVNFRLPEELITQADVAAEVTHKNRTEVLIEALRQYLAEKESDESFREAVVELYLDDRIEFEKLAEVIGRQDAEAVRSSKNVLDRGEDLAEKLADR
- a CDS encoding DUF2171 domain-containing protein, whose amino-acid sequence is MVRNFNDSDQGKRVVTADGDEVGMVSRAEGTRLHITPSENLSRSVRRRLGWSEDDEDVVLRKSKVDSIAGDEIHLKKNL